The window GCTggtttccccagctttctgcttcccttctaaacttggcagtattggttttatttgtgtaaaaccttttattacaatcaaaattattccttttgcctttcatgatgctctctagttcttctttggccttaaattcctcctttctttgaGAGGTAGACTGGTTGTTGTTCCcataatttgcttatagtgtcaccctttatgtttaTATCTTGAACCCATTTTAAACTTATCTTGCTATAGGGTGCTATGAAGagacctattttagaaaaagaaattgaacaggccATTAATGAAgttctagggggaaaaaatccatctGGTATAGATGGACTTATAAGAGAATTTTATCCAACATTCAAAATTaactaattataatattaaataaattgtttgaaataataagaaaagttgAAATCCTACCATCtctattaagaaataaatatgatatggATACTTAACCCACAAAGAgtaaaaacagaggaagaaaaatataaactaatttcactaatgaatatgGAGGCAAAAATACTAAACATTGACTAAAAATTATAACAgtatattacaaagattatacTTTATGACTAAGTGGGTTTTATACCAGAAACACAGAGAGGATGTTTTAACCTGAAGGATATTATCAACATAatagattatataaataataaaagtttaaagTTATCATGTGATCCCCCTATTCTGTGTCTAGACGACATAAAATATGGTAACTGAAAGCACTGAGGAAGGAGTAAAGTCATTATTGCTGGAGAAATCAAATGGAGGCGACACTggtcaggaggaggaggaagcaaaGGCAATCTGAGGCCCCAGCAGACATCCTCCCCTGGAGGAAGAGCAAAGCACAGAGTGCCGGTTGCCCAACGAAGTGGCTGCAAGAGCtctggggagaagaggagggagttTGAAGTCGAAGTCTCAGTGATGGGGATGGGGATCTAGTGACAGTCAGAGAGTTGGGGAAATCCCCTTTTGATGGAAGGCGCAGATCCTttggaaagaattcacaaaccggaaatattaatggcaaaaatCGAGCTTTATCGTTGGATAGGAAGCCAGCTTTGCTAAGAAAGCCTGACTTCCTCGCAGGCAAGTCCTGTTAAGGACATGGAGTTAGCGCTGCGAAGAGAATGTCTCCTCAGCGGGCAGCGTcctactttggacattctgcgAAGaagtgagtttaaaattgccctttaaaagaaagccaaagtccccGGGGCCTAGATGCTTATCCAAACCAGGCCCAGGTCTCCAGCagaatgaaaattcattttggaggtttggggaaagaatttggaatttcctgaaaagggTCTGGCACCCCCTTAAGCTCAGCGGGCTGATTTGCCTTAGAAAGGCCCAGTGGACGCTGAACGTGTCTGGGGAGATATACTTCCCAGCAGGGCCTGAGACTCCaatctcccttctttacagatcaaaggggaatCCAGTTTCAGAGAGTACATTTTAAAGGGAACCCAGTTTCACACCCCCTTCAGCAGCAGGACCAGAAGGAGGGCCGGCCGGATCGCAACACCCTGGGCCCCAACTCCCCGGAGAAGGAGAAGTGGAGTCCGGGGGACCCCGCCCCAGCTGCCAGATATAATTTAAACCTGAGTCCctggaaggggaggaaaaggaaggaaggaacaacaGGTTCTTGCGCTTTAAGCGCAGGATTAGTCGGGACTTGAATTTGCGAGAGGAAGCAGAGGAAGGTCCCCACCCCCGCCCATGTTCCTGCGCCCCAAAAGCGGGACTAGAGGGGACGGTAACGTTCAGGTGCTACACCTGGGAACGGCCAAAGTAGGAGGGGCAGAAACTCacggaaggagggaggagggaggcggCGCCGGGGCAGGAGCAGCACTGGCGGGGACGGCAGAGTGCAGGAGAAGCGCGTTCTGGGGACCAGGCCCGCGGGCGGGTAGCGGCTGCCCGGGTCAGATACGCGGCTGGAGGGGAGGACGAGGACACGCCCCGCCCCGGACACGCTCGGCCCGGGCAGGCGGCTGTCGCCTCCGGCCCCCTGGGCAAGGAGGTGTGGGAAGAGAACTTGGTGTTGCGGGCCCAGCGCCTAGCGCCCACCCCGGCCCGGGGCGCTGCCATCTGCGCCGGAGCCCGGCGCCCACGGACCGTGCCCACTGCCCGGAGCAGCCCTGCGGCCCCTCCAGCCGCGTCCTCTGGGAAAGAggctggagaaaaagaaagaaggaggaggctGGAGATTGGAATATGGTTCGGCAGCTGCTCAGAATGAAGAAGCGAATTAAAGGACAACTACTGGACTAGAAGGCGGGGGGGAAGCAAGTAAAGTGAGTCCCGCGGGGGAATGTGCGGCAGATGGCGGGATTCAAAGCTTGAAAgtttagaaaggaaaatggaaggaatgaaGACAGAGTTAGGAGCAAAACCTCTCGCTTTACAAAGGATCTGGGCGCCTCACGCCTCGAGAAAAAGCTGGGAAAGGGGGATGGTGATTTTGAACCAATCTTGgcaattatgaaaaacattttatctgTTAATGATTCTGTCCTGAACCCCAGCAGCTGATTCGGGACCTGGAGGAGAAAGCGCTGAAAGTTAAGAAGagattaatgtttaaaaaaacctGGAGAAAAAAGGGACTAGAAATGAAGCTgagaataaaggcaaaaaaaggtGAATTAAGCCTCCTGAGCAATAGTCCCTTGGtaattaaaatgaaggaaaacctATACAAGGAGATAGACACAACTatcatttttccaaatgtttctcaGGTAAGTCACGAGATGATGATACCATGAAAGAATATGGTCAGCGAATATGGAACAAGACAGAGACCATAAATCCCAGGCTTTACCACCACCCCCTTCTTCAAATGAATCGGAATCCCAAATCTTCCACATTGTGATGGCGTTTCCTAGACATCTCCAGCAGGATATTGGTGATAGCAAACAGGAGGAGGCAAAGGATGATCCCAACACTTGCCAAACAATTGTCTGTCCTCTGTGGTGAAATGGCAAAGACTCTTATCTGCAGTCTCTTCTGCTGCTGGCTTTGATGCTAGACTTGCTTTGGACCAAGACCTACTGAATGTTCCAGGGCCCACCAGCTGGGCTGTTCCTTGTGAGCCAATGAGGCCATAAATAAATCTTTACCTCTACAAAATCCTCTGCTAAGGGGCTTCTCTTTGGAAATGGGAAGGATTCTCCTCTACCTTCATCCAGACATTCAGGATTGCCAGTCAGCTAAGGGTCTCCTTTCCATGTAAAGACATTAACCATAGTTACTCAGAACTTCCAGTTGTTATTGGAGGGTGAGGTTCCTCCCAACAGCTTCACCTCCATGATTCCCCAAAGCTCTTTCTGGGAAGTCCAGACTTTCACAAGGGAAAAGAAATCAGCCAATGGTCATTTTTCTAGGATGTATGGAGCTCCTAGTTGGGACAAAGACCTTGAGACCCAGGAACTCCAAGAAGTTGATGAAATGAGTCCACTAGAAGTATATGTAAAAGCAGTCTATTGTAAGGTGCACTTGGAGGAACTGTCGATTCGGTGAGGACTGAGTGTAAATGCAAAGGAGTCTTCAATACCTGGCCAGCCAGCTCCCAAGGTTTTTGCTCCAAGACTCCCCTCCTTGCTTCCACCCCAAGGTGGGGTTGAAAACAGAAGcttgattgattttaaaaagcagtttgtgtttgtgtgtgtgagccTGTATTTTGTCTTCTGTGTTTCTCTTAATCAgctgaattataaaggaaaagatctggctatttgagatttaaaaaaaaaaaaaaaaagaagaagaagaacctaCCTGCCcctaaatgagatattttaaagggcttagtacagttcctggtatagtcttgttgttcagtcatatgaCCCTATCTGGGATTTTCTGGGCACAGATACTGGAGAgcattgtcatttcttttaatagttcattttacagataaggaaattgagacagagttgAGTTGACTAGATGTGACCTGAGTTGTTCCCATTCTAGGCCTTGGAATTCTGTCCTTTTTGCATATACAGATGCCTAGTATACAATAGGCAGCTAATAAATGTTCATCACCTAGAGTTCACATCTTAGGCATCCACATAAATAATGTCAGGGGAATCCTAATTTTCCTCCCAGGGAGGGGGGAGCTGCTACTGGGCTTGGGGCAGGGGGCTCACTTCAAGGGCTGCTGTGTCTGAACATCTTCTTAGGCTCAGAATGTATTCTCCTGTCTGCAAGTGTTGGGGGGTGTTTGTTGTTCTGCCTCCTAACTCCTACTCATCCCCAAGGACCCTCTGGAGCATCACCCTGAGAGTCTCCCTCCTTTTATTCCCTAGTCTGCctacaaaaaagtaaatgagtggGTTCACACTGCTGTTCACACAAGCCAGGGGGTCAAAAAGCCAAGAAGGCATGAGATTTATATTGAGGTTAAAATTCACGAAATCCCAGATGCCCCAAGGCAGGCCACAGAGCAGGAACACGAGGAccataagcaggaccaggaggtagAGCCTGGGGGGCCGCCGGCGCCGGGAGCTGCACTGGACTCTCAGCAGCAGAGTCAGGCTGGACACGCACATCACACAGGTGAGGAAGAGATACCATGCACCCTCGATGATGAAGAAGTTGCTACATTGAGGAGATAAAtatttccaaaagacaaaagatacTAGCCAGAGCATCCCGGCCAGAGCCCAAAGGACAACACACGCCACAACAGACATGTGCTTGGGGCTGTGACTTCGGTACCAGAGGGGGAAGAGCGCGGAGAGACAGCGCTCGGTGCTGATCGCCGCCAGGAGGTTCAGGCCCGCAGTGTAGGAGATGTATCTGAGGAATGACAGTATTGTCCATGTTAAATCAtcaaaaacatatttaacatagtcATCTATACTGATCAGAAAGAAGCTACAAAGGAAAAGGGCATCAGCTGCCGCCAGGTTGAGGATGTAGATGGCAAAGTGATTCCTCCGGATGGGGGAGCCCAGAAGCCACAGAACGGTGCCATTCCCGACCAGCCCAAGCGAGGCAATGAACAACAAGAGGATCTTCATCCAGTCATCAAAGTTAAGGCTTCCAGATGAACTcttattttcactattttccGTTGAATTGTCAGAATCATATACTGAATATTCAGGTGTGGGGGACACAGTCATGGCTGGTGGTACGCGCTCCATGTAGCCCTGCTCCTCTCTGACACCCTGGGGACACAGAGACATAGAAGGACATCAGGGAGTTTCCTGGCCATTTATGCCTCTCTCTACCTTCAAGAGTCAGAGCTTCCTCTTCCTCACTACCTCTTTCTAGGGTGCATCTAGGGGGTACCACAATGCATTGAGGTGTAGGCCAAGGGAAAAATGAATTGTAACCTTGTCTCAGAATCTTACTAGtgagaaaaatcattattttccccatattAATAACTCATTATTTGGGGCAATtaggttgtgcagtggatagagcaccagcactgaagtcaggaagacccgagttcaaatctggcctcagacacttaacacttcctagttgtgtgaccccggggaagtcacttcaccccaattgcctcaggaaaaaaaatattattcaattaaGATTAAGactttcccttcctatttcttcATTCAGAAATCAGCCAATTGCAGATTACACAGCTTATCTCTGAATGACATTTCTGATGCATGAATTTGCTCAAATCCTTGAGGTACATGATTTTCCTTCATGAAAGAGAAGTTTATGTAGGTATTATTCTTACCTTCTCACTGTTCATGGTTCATTGGCTGGGGAGAAATGGATATCTTTGTCCAAATACCTGGAGGCAGCTAAAGCTACTCATGCCCTCAGCAACTGGAGAAGGTGGCTCTTGTCCAGCTCCTGGTCCACCCCCTCAGGGATTGTTGGTTTCCATCATCTGTCACAGTCCCCCTTCTAAagactttttaaagaattcaatgCTCTCCAGAGGCATCTTTGACTTCCAAGATCCTGATCTCAATGTCTTATTTCCTAGCTATCATTAAAAAACTTATTATTAATTACCCCAAAATTATCTCCAGGACTTATCCTTACTCACATTGTCTGTGTAGCCCTGACCcattattcatcatttctcttcctctgattccagattgcaaaataagaccaaaaataGCAGCAACCTCACAGAGATCTCTAAAAGATCCAATGAGTCAGTATTTATGGAGTGCATAACACTGTGCCTAGGACACAAGTAGCACATTTTAAAAAGctggtttcattttcattttcccctttgccTCTCCCTCTTGTCATGATGTGACTGAAAGGTATAGAAATGAGTCTTGGAGAAGATGGGGGTACACGTGTCTCACCTTTCTTCTCTGACCACACTCAAATTCACTCtttgtttccctctctcttctcctttttctttagtACGTGGGGGTTTGGCTTTCTTTTAAAACCCATATGGACAGGCCTAAGGATGGGCTGAAGCacttaatttaaaacaaatgacATTTGCTTATTCATTTGCTGGGTATATGCCTGcttttgttgtttctttattCATTGACCAATTCATAAATTCAGCGACccaattatttatttacatttaaaaaaaatctatcactaACTTTCCTTGTACATAATTTATATTGTTGTATATACTCTCCACCACAGAAAAGCAATTTTTCTAAGTCAGCATGAATGGGAACAGTGAAGATTCCTAAGAGAATATAGGATAAAGTAGGTCAGACCTTAGATCTAAActtaaagtcacttaacccccaggAAGTAGACAATGTTGTCGACCAGTTatcaatggttacttccttttcagtctttccaaagaatttaaaaatcaacaagaaagggttcagctagttggtgtaatggatagaggaccagccctgaattccCCAACTTGTGACTCCTACATTCCCTCAGGTAGTTCCAGGAATAAGCCCTTGCTAAAGAAAGGGGGTATGCCCTTTTCCCTTCTGGGTGGTTTCAAGCACATTTAAGTTCACGTCTAATGCCAGAGACCAGCCAATGGAAACTTCTCTTTGGCCTACATCAAGctattcatttggaaaataagtgCTCTCCAATGCCTTGAGTAATGTATTTACTCTGGGTACAGGctaggaaaaacaattgaacagaTCTGTCAGGTTTGCCCAGTTTGTGCCCAAGTAATTCTGCAAAGACTGTTGAAAAGGCCTATCTAAAGGAGGGGTACATACTTAGGGGAGGACTGGCAGATGGATTTTGAACCTATGCCTCCTGGCAAAACTTTCAAatgcttttgctttttgttgactTTTATTAACtgggtaaaagccttcccttgtaagAAAAGAGATCATACCTATATCAGATTAATTATGATCTTCACTCTGCATGTCATCCTCTGTAGCCAATGGTTAATGCCTTTTAAACATTATGGTGCTTTCCACCTAGACCACCTGAACACTCCTTTCACTGTGTACAAGGCCACATTGTCCCATCCTTTACTCCTgctcctttgaggaaacaaaagcagggTTTTGGAGAaatgttctttggtatttattATAGGAAAAGCTGTTAGATGTGAAGCATTCTTGAGACCCTCATCTCCTCCCCTCCCTAGTCTTCCTCTGGGTATGGTTTCAGGTTACTGTCCCTAGTAACCTTCATACTAActccattttaatttattttttaaaaatttggtccTTGCATTTTTAATCTACTTATGAGAGTTGATTCTTCCAGACTCTCAGCTATGAAATTCCAGTACTTGGTCAGCCTGAAATCACCTGGtacctgattctgacattcagcacCCTGCGGATACTGCTAAAATCATCTACAAGTCTGGCGTTTCCCCTCCTCAGTCTGGTTCCCACTAGGCCACACCAGCTCTAAGCCCCTTATCATCCTGAAGAGGATCCAGAAGATGTGACCtttgtccctttgtcccaaatgaatttgggtctGGACTGCTTGAGGTGGGAATGATGGGACAAGAAGCTACTGGGCCTTGGCAGTGCTATAGTCCTAGAGATAACTGGCTGTTAGAATAAAAAGGGGGGACAGAATTTGATCAGTGAAGATTGCTCAGAGACTACAGGGTAAAGTAAGTCAGAACTCAGGCCTAAACATCAGAAAGTCATGTAATCCCCAGAAGTAGACAACGTTGTTGACTATTGGTCAATAATTATGTCCTTTTCAGTTCatcaaatgactttaaaaatcagcaggaagtgtgtgtgtgtgtgggggggtgtacCAGTGCCTTTTCTGCTATATAACCCATTCTCTGTTTCTGCCATGTATTGCATAACATGCTGGATTGTCCAGGTGATATGCTTGGACCTCTTGTaaggaccaaataaatgcttgctatttcTATCTGGAGATGGTACCAAGTAGTCAGTTGGGATAAGGGGTCTAGCATCCCATACTATctgaaagaatcaaataaaacagaaaaatgtatcagtttatgaaataatttatttgcatGCCTACTGTGTTCCTCTCAGTATTAATCCATTTTAGAGGATTACAAAGGGATAATGATGATAAGTTCTGTGTATTAAGTCCCAAAAGTATGAGCCATAGATTGGAAGTTTACTTGCTCATATCATATGGAGCTAACTAGAAGTCGTCCTTTCCCTGGTTTTCCTTGTCATACAATGACCAATCCCATTGTGGTAGAGAAGACTCAATTTACTGGAAAGTCCTCTGATTCATTTTTGTATCTCAAGACTATTTTCTCTTGTCCAACATGAGCAGGTGACCATCATATGATCATGCCATGAGCACTTATACAGGGGAGATGCCCCCAATCTGTGAACCCTCTACTAATGTGTCATTTTTGAACTTTAAAAGCAAGCTCTATCAACCAATACTTTCTTTATTTCACCAAGCCTTTTTGTATATTTGGGTATCAAATTTTATAAACACAAGGCTCTGGAAGAACAGAGCATTTTATATCAgaaggaagatctgaggtccatTTCATTAGAGGGGATTATGAACCATTGTCTGAGTCCCACCTCAGTCTCCCTTATTGTAGATTGGACACTTCTAAATTCCCATATTTTTGGCATCCTGAGATAGGATGCTGATGTTCACAACTGAATCTCTTAAGTCTGAGCCTGCAAAGGCTTTGAAAGGAAGTACACTCCAGGTAGAATTTTCCCTGTGGCTACATCAGTTTGTGAATCCAGATTGagactatgaaaaaaaatcaaggagataTGGAGTTTACTCACCCTGAGCCAGATCCTGGACATGGAGAAGTGAGAACAAGAACTTTCACACCCTCAAGTGTAGGGACTTGTGAAAAAATCCAAATTTAATTCTCCCTTCCTGCTGGGGGTCATATTACATATAGTATTTCTAAATACAtgctccaaaaagaaaagaaaatatcagaataTAGCAGCAGAAACTTCTGCAATCCCCATTCCCCAGACTGGCCAATTTTCCAGCTGTGCACAttgaaatcaatgaaaatatatgaaaataaggtTAAACTCACAGAAAATTCTTCAATAGATCCAAGGATCACAAATAATTACAAGGAAGAAGCTCCAGACTGAGAATTAGCCTTTTCCCTCTCCAAGGTCCTGATGACTTCTGTGCTTGGTCCTGCTGCTGATGCTCACATCTGTCCTCAGGAATCTCTTCCTCAGAGCCAGGGGCAGAAGGGAGAGGAGCCAAAATAAGGGCAATTcctcttttatctttatattccacTCCCTCTTCTCCCAATCCCATAGGCCTAGCCACATGATTTCTATTTGCTTTCAGGCACAGAGGGTGGGGAATTCAGAAACACAAGCCTCAGGAGATGAACTCCCCACAGCCTTCAAGTGCAGATAAAGCTTCCTGAATGGTGTTTCTCTAGTAAAAAACTTTGATTCTCTTTAAACATCAACCTGCACAGTAGAGCATAAAAGGAATTATTGTTAGATTGGTGTGGCCCATTATCTCCAATGTCCTGGTTTTCCTGTTATTCGTGCCTACTTAGCAGCATAATTCTACAGTATGGTTTTAGTTCCCACATAGTTCCTATAAGAATTGCCCATGGGGCTCTTTTCTAGCTCTCATGGAAATTTTCTGAAAGAGAAATTGTGTATTCTTTGGTTGTCTCAGCCTTCCATCTAGATCTAAGAGCCTCAGATTTCCTTAGACTTCAGGTTTGTATTTGAGTGAAGTTTGGACTTGCAGGAGCTCTGGATTTTAAGATTATAATAAGGAAAAggaatgtatatacatttataaagacagatatacatttatgtatacttattcattcacaaaatttatacctataatataaacatacatatatgaacaAATAAGAATGCACACATATAAGcatacaatataatatacatatttataaccaCTTAGGTTCCATGaatagttttttgttgttctttgatcttggagggaagaaaattatcttcattttcattaaccTGTAAATGAATATCAATATTTCTTcaatgattaagaaattatttttaagaggaGGCTTCCATATGCATCATCATGCTACAGAGATTATTCACAACACAAAACATAATACAGATGTATATTCATATGAcattgtttatatatgtgtatacatgacTATAATAActtgatatatacacacatatcgtgtgtgtgtgtgtgtgtgtgtgtgtgcgcgcgcgggCTGCACTTCACTCTTCAGCCAAATGGAAGCCCAACACACAAGAAGCATTTTATGGAAATCCTGCAAGAAGCCAGAAACTCTGCTAAGGCTGGGGATAGAGAATGCAAAGCAGATTctactttcaaagagcttactaTAGAATTGGGTATAATAAAAACATGCATATCAATATGTTCAGAACAATGTATATATGGGCTCTAGAAATGTGTGAGTTGTGTAAATATATAGACATGGCTTACAGGTGGAAGGACAGATATAATCTGAGGTCAACTCCACATTTGAAGAGAGTAGATCCGCCATCTTGCCATGACCATACAAAGACCACCAGAAACTGTATCTGTTGTGCCATTTGTGCCAGAGAAGTTCTACAGATAAGAATGTACCAAAGAATAGTCTAGAAGAAGTGACTTCTTTGATTCAGAGAGAGATCGAATCTCAGTTCAGATCAGGAGAGGGAATTCTCCCCTGGTGGAAGTCTGCTCTTAGGAGCTTCTAGGGCTACAAACGTTGGAATTCTAAGGACTCGAAGAGTCAGATTTTCTAATGTGTTTACAGCTTGAAGGGCCTGAGGGAGccattctttttctgtctttaaccACCCTCCTAGAGGATCTCTCTTGACCTTCTTCCAATCACCTCAAACCAATCCCTCATGGTGAGTATGAAACATCATACTCAGCATTCCTCATAATTAAGGACCAGGACTCTCTTTCAATACAATGCACTCAGTACTCTACAAAGGCCTATTTTGGGTTACCACTCACTAGAGTTTTACGTTGAAACTtggtaaaagaaaatattgaagtgGAAGGCAGCAGGAATTAAAGGATGATTAATAGAGTCAAGATTTGCTTGAGCTGAACCTTTAAGTACATGAGGGATTCTGAAGGAGAAAAGTGGGGAGAGACTGCATTCCAGACACTGGGGACAGCCCCACAAATGCCTAGCTGAAAGAGCAAGCTAGATCAGATGGGAACCAACAAGAGGCAATTCTGGAGGTGCTGGTGTGAGTGTGGAGAGGAGGGGAGTCTGATAAAGCTAGAAAGGTGGTTCTGGATTTCTTAGCAATGACTGTTAATCCCAAATGGGGAAGTTCATATTGGATCTTGGTGATGAGAAGGAACTCCTGGAGTCTGCTGAAATTGCAGAGTAACTTGTGCAGATGTCTGGTAGTAAAACAGATTTGGGTGCTGAGGGCTGTGATTGTCTGTGAGGGAAGAGATGGGATGTA of the Sarcophilus harrisii chromosome 6, mSarHar1.11, whole genome shotgun sequence genome contains:
- the LOC100934295 gene encoding mas-related G-protein coupled receptor member X2-like; its protein translation is MSLCPQGVREEQGYMERVPPAMTVSPTPEYSVYDSDNSTENSENKSSSGSLNFDDWMKILLLFIASLGLVGNGTVLWLLGSPIRRNHFAIYILNLAAADALFLCSFFLISIDDYVKYVFDDLTWTILSFLRYISYTAGLNLLAAISTERCLSALFPLWYRSHSPKHMSVVACVVLWALAGMLWLVSFVFWKYLSPQCSNFFIIEGAWYLFLTCVMCVSSLTLLLRVQCSSRRRRPPRLYLLVLLMVLVFLLCGLPWGIWDFVNFNLNINLMPSWLFDPLACVNSSVNPLIYFFVGRLGNKRRETLRVMLQRVLGDE